A genomic segment from Halomonas sp. TA22 encodes:
- a CDS encoding gluconokinase translates to MTVIRPAEPLCLVVMGVSGVGKTTTAEGLATRLGWTLAEADQFHPQANIDKMSAGTPLNDEDRGPWLATLRDWVSAQADAGECTVVTCSALKRRYRDLLRGARCQLRFVHLMADAENIAERLEQRRGHFMPGSLLGSQFADLEPLADDESGVSVCVDLPPDALVERALQTLGLATR, encoded by the coding sequence ATGACTGTTATACGACCAGCGGAGCCCTTGTGCCTGGTGGTGATGGGAGTTTCCGGCGTTGGCAAGACCACCACCGCGGAAGGCCTGGCCACCCGGCTTGGCTGGACGCTGGCTGAAGCCGACCAGTTCCATCCGCAGGCCAATATCGACAAGATGAGTGCCGGTACTCCCCTCAACGACGAAGACCGGGGGCCTTGGCTTGCCACCCTGCGCGATTGGGTGTCCGCACAGGCTGATGCAGGGGAGTGCACGGTGGTGACCTGCTCTGCTCTCAAGCGCCGCTACCGCGATCTGCTGCGTGGAGCGCGCTGCCAATTGCGCTTCGTGCACCTGATGGCCGATGCCGAGAATATCGCTGAGCGACTCGAGCAGCGCCGCGGCCATTTCATGCCCGGCTCACTGCTGGGGTCGCAATTCGCCGACCTGGAACCGCTCGCCGATGACGAGAGCGGCGTCTCGGTCTGCGTCGACCTGCCCCCCGATGCGCTCGTCGAGCGCGCCCTGCAAACGCTTGGTCTCGCGACGCGCTAA
- a CDS encoding GntP family permease: MTPDEWQQTMEAGPLLGIAVVAIAVLLVLIIRFRMHAFLALILVSLLTAFAAGLPFDQIVPTLTSNFGATLGSVALLVGLGAMLGRLVEASGGAQALADTLIERFGEQRAPLALGIASLLFGFPIFFDAGLVVMLPIIFTVAHRLGGGVLRYGLPAAGAFSVMHIFVPPHPGPVAAGELLGADIGLVMLLGLAVAIPTWYVTSYLFGLWAGKRFVLPVPEILTGGGDIERDTNPPPTGTVIAMLLLPLLLIFANTGLDTLRAIGWVDEQAGWYALARTLGATPVALLITVLVGCHVLGTRRGRGRELVEKLLDSALGPVCAIILITGAGGMFGGVLRASGIGDALSDGLTGLGLPVIAAAYLIATALRIAQGSATVALITAAGLVQPAVMLAGYNPVESAAVVLALAAGSVTASHVNDSGFWLVGRFLGMDVKTTLKTWTVMQTTIGLMGFALAWLIFAIA; the protein is encoded by the coding sequence ATGACCCCCGATGAGTGGCAACAGACCATGGAAGCCGGTCCGCTACTGGGCATCGCCGTCGTTGCCATTGCCGTGCTGCTGGTTCTGATCATCCGCTTTCGCATGCACGCCTTCCTGGCGCTGATCCTGGTCAGCCTGCTGACCGCCTTCGCTGCCGGCCTGCCCTTCGACCAGATCGTGCCGACGCTGACCTCCAATTTCGGCGCAACCCTGGGTAGCGTAGCGCTGCTGGTGGGGCTTGGCGCCATGTTGGGACGCCTGGTCGAGGCGAGTGGCGGGGCTCAGGCGCTGGCCGATACGTTGATCGAGCGCTTCGGTGAGCAGCGTGCACCCCTGGCGCTGGGCATCGCCTCGCTGCTGTTCGGCTTCCCGATCTTCTTCGATGCCGGGCTGGTGGTGATGCTGCCGATCATCTTCACCGTGGCGCATCGCCTGGGCGGTGGCGTGCTGCGCTATGGCCTGCCGGCGGCGGGTGCCTTCTCGGTGATGCATATCTTCGTGCCACCTCACCCCGGCCCGGTGGCGGCCGGCGAGTTACTCGGCGCTGATATCGGCCTGGTGATGCTGCTCGGCCTGGCGGTGGCGATTCCCACCTGGTACGTCACCAGCTACCTGTTCGGGCTATGGGCCGGCAAGCGCTTCGTGCTGCCGGTGCCGGAGATTCTCACCGGTGGCGGCGATATCGAACGCGACACCAATCCGCCACCCACAGGCACCGTGATCGCCATGCTGCTGCTGCCGCTGTTGCTGATCTTTGCCAATACCGGCCTCGATACGCTTCGCGCAATCGGCTGGGTCGACGAGCAGGCTGGCTGGTACGCCCTGGCGCGCACTCTGGGGGCGACACCGGTTGCGCTGCTGATCACCGTTCTGGTGGGCTGTCATGTACTGGGCACGCGTCGCGGTCGTGGCCGCGAGCTGGTCGAAAAGTTGCTGGATTCGGCGCTGGGGCCGGTCTGTGCGATCATCCTCATTACCGGGGCGGGTGGCATGTTCGGCGGTGTGCTGCGTGCCAGTGGCATTGGCGATGCACTCTCGGATGGCCTGACGGGGCTTGGCCTGCCGGTGATTGCCGCGGCCTACCTGATCGCCACGGCGCTGCGCATTGCCCAGGGCTCGGCGACGGTGGCGTTGATCACGGCCGCAGGCCTGGTGCAGCCGGCGGTGATGCTGGCCGGCTACAATCCGGTCGAGTCCGCCGCGGTGGTGCTGGCGCTGGCCGCGGGCTCGGTCACGGCAAGCCACGTCAACGACTCCGGTTTCTGGCTGGTGGGGCGCTTCTTGGGAATGGACGTCAAGACCACCCTCAAGACCTGGACAGTCATGCAGACCACCATCGGCTTGATGGGCTTTGCCCTTGCCTGGCTGATCTTCGCCATCGCCTGA
- the dapE gene encoding succinyl-diaminopimelate desuccinylase, whose translation MSTSANAPHALSPTLSLALDLLRRPSVTPDDAGCQTVMIERLEGIGFHVERLPFGDVENFWAVRGHHGPVLAFAGHTDVVPSGPDVHWEYPPFEPCIDAQGMLRGRGAADMKGSLAAMVTAVERFVAAHPDHAGRIAFLITSDEEGPAVDGTRAVVEHLRERHERLDYCIVGEPSSSEALADMIKNGRRGSLGGVLHVKGIQGHVAYPHLARNPIHDAAPALAALTREHWDDGNDFFPATSFQISNVRAGTGATNVIPGDLEVVFNFRYSTEVTHEQLKARIVSILDAHGLDYRLDWTLNGEPFLTAEGELVEAAVAGVEEVVGRRPMLSTTGGTSDGRFIATLGSQVVELGPLNATIHQVDERVRAADLDVLSDIYEAVLRRLFA comes from the coding sequence ATGTCCACTTCCGCCAACGCGCCTCACGCCCTTTCGCCGACGCTATCGCTTGCCCTCGACCTGCTACGCCGCCCGTCGGTTACTCCCGACGATGCCGGCTGCCAGACGGTGATGATCGAGCGACTCGAGGGAATCGGTTTTCATGTCGAGCGCCTGCCCTTCGGCGACGTGGAGAACTTCTGGGCGGTGCGCGGCCATCACGGGCCGGTACTGGCCTTCGCCGGCCACACCGACGTGGTGCCCAGCGGCCCCGACGTGCACTGGGAGTACCCGCCCTTCGAGCCCTGTATCGATGCGCAAGGCATGCTGCGCGGACGCGGTGCTGCCGACATGAAGGGCAGCCTGGCGGCGATGGTCACCGCCGTGGAGCGCTTCGTCGCCGCTCATCCGGATCATGCCGGCAGGATCGCCTTTCTGATCACCTCCGACGAGGAGGGGCCAGCGGTGGATGGCACCCGTGCGGTGGTAGAGCATCTGCGCGAGCGCCATGAGCGGCTCGACTACTGCATCGTCGGCGAGCCCTCCTCCAGCGAAGCGTTGGCCGACATGATCAAGAATGGCCGGCGCGGCTCGCTGGGCGGCGTGCTGCATGTCAAGGGCATCCAGGGACATGTCGCCTACCCGCACCTGGCGCGCAACCCGATCCATGACGCGGCGCCGGCCCTGGCCGCTCTGACCCGCGAGCACTGGGACGATGGCAATGATTTCTTTCCCGCCACCAGTTTCCAGATCTCCAATGTCCGTGCCGGTACCGGCGCCACCAACGTCATCCCCGGTGATCTCGAAGTCGTCTTCAACTTCCGCTACTCAACCGAAGTCACTCACGAGCAGCTCAAGGCGCGCATCGTGTCGATCCTCGACGCCCATGGGCTCGACTACCGGCTCGACTGGACACTCAACGGCGAGCCCTTCCTCACCGCCGAAGGCGAGCTCGTCGAAGCCGCCGTCGCGGGGGTCGAGGAAGTCGTGGGCCGACGCCCCATGCTCTCCACCACAGGCGGCACCTCGGATGGGCGCTTCATCGCCACTCTGGGCAGCCAGGTGGTCGAACTGGGACCGCTCAACGCCACCATCCATCAGGTCGATGAGCGTGTCCGTGCCGCCGACCTGGACGTACTCAGCGACATTTACGAGGCTGTTCTCAGACGCCTGTTCGCTTGA
- the dapD gene encoding 2,3,4,5-tetrahydropyridine-2,6-dicarboxylate N-succinyltransferase → MLSFALGIGTQNTQGDWLEIYYPAPLFKPEASLVEAARRTLEAPMGNTTVSFLPEHCAALGQALKEAGHGEQAELADVLATSQRPLVATFLDSDTPPESVPEVYLKLHLLSHRLVKPHGVDLSGMFGLLRNIAWTNEGAIDIEELPARRLKARLAGRTLSVDCVDKFPKMTDYVVPKGIRIADTARVRLGAYLGEGTTVMHEGFCNFNAGTEGPGMIEGRISAGVMVGKGSDLGGGCSTMGTLSGGGNIVIKVGEGCLIGANAGIGIPLGDRCTVEAGLYITAGAKVAVLDDQGQEVKVVAARELAGQDDLLLRRNSTNGRIECLTNKSAIALNEALHAHN, encoded by the coding sequence ATGCTGAGCTTCGCGCTTGGAATCGGCACCCAGAATACCCAAGGCGATTGGCTGGAGATCTACTATCCAGCGCCGCTTTTTAAGCCCGAAGCGAGCCTCGTCGAGGCCGCCCGCCGCACGCTCGAGGCGCCCATGGGCAATACCACGGTGAGCTTCCTGCCCGAACACTGCGCCGCACTTGGGCAGGCACTCAAGGAAGCCGGCCACGGCGAACAGGCGGAACTTGCCGATGTGTTGGCGACAAGCCAGCGCCCGCTGGTGGCCACCTTCCTCGACAGCGACACCCCCCCCGAAAGCGTGCCGGAGGTCTACCTCAAGCTGCACCTGCTGTCGCATCGCCTGGTCAAGCCCCATGGGGTCGACCTCAGCGGCATGTTCGGCTTGCTGCGCAACATCGCCTGGACCAACGAAGGCGCCATCGACATCGAGGAGCTACCGGCACGCCGCCTCAAGGCGCGCCTTGCCGGCCGCACCCTGTCGGTGGATTGTGTCGACAAGTTTCCCAAGATGACCGACTACGTAGTGCCCAAGGGCATCCGCATTGCCGACACCGCACGCGTGCGCCTGGGCGCCTATCTCGGCGAAGGCACCACGGTGATGCATGAAGGATTTTGCAACTTCAATGCCGGCACCGAAGGTCCGGGGATGATCGAAGGGCGCATTTCCGCCGGCGTGATGGTCGGAAAGGGCTCGGACCTCGGCGGTGGCTGCTCGACCATGGGCACGCTCTCCGGTGGCGGCAACATCGTCATCAAGGTCGGTGAGGGGTGCCTGATCGGCGCCAACGCCGGCATCGGCATCCCGCTGGGCGATCGCTGTACCGTCGAAGCCGGGCTCTACATCACCGCTGGCGCCAAGGTCGCCGTGCTCGACGATCAGGGACAGGAGGTCAAGGTCGTGGCGGCCCGCGAGCTGGCCGGCCAGGACGACCTGCTGCTGCGTCGCAACTCGACCAACGGCCGTATCGAGTGCCTGACCAACAAGAGTGCCATCGCCCTGAACGAGGCGCTGCACGCGCACAACTGA
- a CDS encoding Spx/MgsR family RNA polymerase-binding regulatory protein: MTTLYGIKNCDTCRKARKALDSQSVAYRFHDLRQNGLDDALLDHLLGQVPLASLINRQSQTWRKLDDADKARIDSEAKRVLAANPTLLKRPLLDTGNEIRVGYRDGDYADLHA, from the coding sequence ATGACCACCCTCTATGGCATCAAGAACTGCGATACCTGCCGCAAGGCGCGCAAGGCCCTCGACAGCCAGAGCGTCGCCTATCGCTTTCACGACCTGCGCCAGAATGGTCTTGACGACGCCCTGCTCGACCACCTGCTCGGGCAGGTGCCGCTAGCGTCCCTGATCAACCGCCAGAGCCAGACCTGGCGCAAGCTCGACGACGCCGACAAAGCGCGTATCGACAGTGAGGCAAAGCGCGTTCTCGCGGCCAACCCCACGCTGCTCAAGCGCCCGCTGCTGGATACCGGCAACGAGATCCGGGTCGGTTATCGCGATGGCGACTATGCCGACCTGCACGCCTGA